One genomic segment of Chitinophaga sancti includes these proteins:
- the gltX gene encoding glutamate--tRNA ligase encodes MQQQKVRVRFAPSPTGGLHLGGVRTVLFNYLFAKQHNGEFVLRIEDTDQTRYVPGAEEYIMECLKWCGLIADESPLVGGPYAPYRQSERKPMYREYAEQLVKAGYAYYAFDTPEELEEMRTRLKTEENPSPQYNHAARAQMKNSISLSEAETAELLKNGTRHVIRIKMPDNEEVSFTDLIRGLVQFNTSTVDDKVLLKADGMPTYHLAVVVDDYLMKITHAFRGEEWLPSAPVHLLLWKYLGWEAQMPQWAHLPLILKPDGNGKLSKRDGDRLGFPVYAMNWTDPKTGEVTKGFRENGFLPEAFVNMLAMLGWNDGTGQEIFSMDELIARFSLDRVSKSGAKFDYEKAKWFNHQYLLNADNDKLAVLFEPVLKEKGVTASPEYVATIAGLVKDRCDFVNDIWQHGFFFFQVPESWDVTAVKPKWNADKTQFFMEWASILDTLSDFSLASLEESFKTLAASMNIKMGELQLPFRIMLTGGKFGPPVFNIAETLGKHETIQRIMNGLKAINE; translated from the coding sequence ATGCAACAACAGAAAGTTCGGGTACGATTTGCGCCCAGTCCTACCGGCGGATTACACCTGGGTGGTGTACGCACGGTCTTATTCAATTACTTATTTGCAAAACAGCACAATGGTGAATTTGTGCTCCGTATTGAAGACACTGACCAGACCCGTTATGTTCCCGGTGCAGAGGAATATATCATGGAATGCCTGAAATGGTGTGGCCTGATTGCTGATGAAAGCCCGCTGGTAGGTGGCCCTTATGCCCCTTACCGCCAGAGCGAACGTAAGCCTATGTACCGTGAGTATGCGGAACAACTGGTGAAAGCTGGTTACGCTTACTATGCTTTTGACACGCCTGAAGAGCTGGAAGAGATGCGCACCCGTCTCAAAACCGAAGAAAATCCATCGCCACAATATAACCATGCTGCCCGCGCGCAGATGAAGAACTCCATTTCTTTGTCTGAAGCCGAAACAGCAGAACTGCTGAAAAATGGCACCCGCCACGTGATCCGCATCAAAATGCCGGATAACGAGGAAGTGAGCTTTACCGACCTGATTCGTGGTCTTGTTCAGTTCAATACCAGCACTGTCGATGACAAAGTATTGCTGAAAGCCGATGGCATGCCTACTTACCACCTCGCTGTGGTAGTAGACGACTATCTCATGAAGATCACCCACGCTTTCCGTGGCGAAGAATGGCTGCCCTCCGCACCCGTTCACCTCTTGCTGTGGAAATACCTGGGCTGGGAAGCACAGATGCCACAATGGGCACACCTGCCGCTGATCCTGAAACCTGATGGCAATGGTAAATTGTCTAAGCGTGATGGTGACAGACTCGGTTTCCCAGTGTATGCCATGAACTGGACAGATCCTAAAACCGGCGAAGTGACCAAAGGCTTCCGCGAAAATGGTTTCCTGCCAGAAGCATTTGTAAACATGCTGGCTATGCTGGGGTGGAATGATGGTACCGGTCAGGAGATCTTCTCTATGGATGAACTGATTGCCCGTTTCTCCCTGGATCGCGTCAGCAAGTCAGGTGCTAAATTCGATTACGAAAAAGCAAAGTGGTTCAACCACCAATACCTGCTGAATGCTGATAATGACAAACTGGCTGTACTGTTCGAACCGGTATTGAAAGAAAAAGGCGTTACTGCATCTCCTGAATATGTAGCGACCATCGCTGGTTTAGTGAAAGATCGTTGTGACTTTGTCAACGACATCTGGCAACATGGTTTCTTCTTCTTCCAGGTGCCTGAAAGCTGGGATGTAACTGCGGTGAAACCTAAGTGGAATGCAGATAAAACCCAGTTCTTTATGGAATGGGCCTCTATACTGGATACTTTGTCCGATTTCTCGCTGGCAAGCCTGGAAGAAAGCTTCAAGACACTGGCTGCTTCTATGAATATTAAAATGGGTGAACTGCAATTGCCTTTCCGTATTATGCTGACGGGGGGTAAGTTTGGTCCTCCTGTGTTCAATATTGCTGAAACATTAGGTAAGCACGAAACTATTCAAAGGATTATGAATGGTCTGAAAGCCATTAACGAATAA
- a CDS encoding polysaccharide deacetylase family protein, whose amino-acid sequence MFYLTKTPAILKAIYKSCTWSLSPARPVVYLTFDDGPHPTATPFILDLLKQYNAKGTFFCIGKNVVEYPEIYQRILEEGHTTGNHTHNHVNGWKTGTDKYVENVMEARQFINSNLFRPPYGRITPFQIKQIKNLIPGAQIVMWDVLSADFDTEINGEACVQNVVFKSKPGSIIVFHDSTKAWERLEYALPRVMEYFKKKGMGMEAVPV is encoded by the coding sequence ATGTTTTATCTGACCAAGACGCCGGCTATCCTGAAAGCCATCTATAAGAGTTGCACCTGGAGCCTATCTCCTGCACGGCCAGTGGTGTACCTGACATTTGATGATGGTCCGCATCCGACTGCAACTCCTTTTATACTGGATTTATTGAAGCAATATAATGCGAAAGGCACGTTCTTTTGTATTGGGAAGAATGTGGTGGAGTATCCGGAAATTTACCAGCGGATATTGGAGGAGGGGCATACGACGGGGAATCATACTCATAATCATGTGAATGGGTGGAAGACGGGCACAGATAAGTATGTGGAGAATGTGATGGAGGCGCGGCAGTTTATCAATTCTAATTTATTCAGACCCCCTTATGGGCGGATTACGCCATTTCAGATAAAGCAGATTAAAAATTTGATACCGGGGGCACAGATCGTGATGTGGGATGTATTGAGTGCGGATTTTGACACGGAGATAAATGGAGAGGCGTGTGTGCAGAATGTGGTGTTTAAGTCAAAACCGGGGTCGATAATAGTGTTTCATGATAGTACGAAGGCGTGGGAACGGTTGGAGTATGCATTGCCGAGGGTGATGGAGTATTTTAAGAAGAAGGGGATGGGAATGGAGGCGGTGCCGGTTTAG
- a CDS encoding TatD family hydrolase, whose product MQWIDTHAHLYGEDFSDDRTATIERAIKEGVYQLILPNIDSQSIEGMLALEQQFPGVCIPMMGVHPCYVNDNVDTELEAVESWLAKRPFKAIGEIGLDFYWDKTFTAQQYKAFRRQLELARQYGIPVAIHSRESTRECIDEVRALQDGRLSGVFHCFGGTIAEAREIIDLGFYLGIGGVVTFKKSGLDVTLGEIGMEHIVLETDAPYLAPVPYRGKRNESSYIPLIGQKIADIKNLKIDDVAAITTSNALKLFKTN is encoded by the coding sequence ATGCAATGGATTGATACACATGCCCATTTGTATGGGGAAGATTTTTCTGATGACAGAACGGCGACGATAGAGCGGGCCATAAAGGAGGGGGTATATCAGTTGATTTTGCCAAATATTGACAGTCAGTCGATTGAGGGAATGCTGGCATTAGAGCAACAGTTTCCGGGGGTATGTATTCCTATGATGGGGGTGCATCCCTGTTATGTGAATGACAATGTGGATACGGAATTGGAGGCAGTGGAGAGTTGGCTGGCGAAGCGGCCTTTTAAGGCGATCGGGGAGATTGGACTGGATTTTTATTGGGACAAGACGTTTACAGCACAGCAGTATAAAGCGTTTAGACGGCAACTGGAACTCGCGCGGCAGTATGGTATTCCGGTGGCGATACATAGCCGTGAGAGCACGCGGGAGTGTATAGATGAGGTCCGGGCATTGCAGGATGGCCGTTTAAGTGGGGTATTCCATTGTTTTGGCGGGACCATAGCGGAGGCGCGTGAAATTATTGATCTCGGGTTTTACCTGGGCATCGGTGGGGTGGTGACTTTTAAGAAGTCAGGATTGGATGTAACGCTGGGGGAGATTGGGATGGAACATATTGTATTAGAGACAGATGCACCTTATCTGGCACCGGTTCCCTACAGGGGGAAAAGGAATGAAAGTTCCTACATTCCATTGATCGGTCAAAAAATTGCAGATATAAAAAATCTAAAAATAGATGATGTGGCTGCAATAACTACAAGCAATGCGTTGAAATTATTCAAAACTAACTAA
- a CDS encoding type I asparaginase produces MSKILIIYTGGTVGMIFDEKTKALRPIGFNEIRNNLPELYRMGIDFYVYAFNPPIDSSDMQPEIWVELASIIEDRYDRYDGFVILHGSDTMSFTASALSFMLENLAKPVILTGSQLPIGKIRTDAKENIITAMEIASTRHNGHVVVPEVCIYFDFSLFRGNRSKKYNAEKFEAFYSMNYVPLAEAGIDIKYKTQAVLPLPTAPLKVHKHMDDNVTVLKMFPGITRKAVEATLNVPGLRGVIMETFGSGNTNTQPWFIDCLRKAIEKGIVIVDITQCDGGSVELGKYETSSLLAQIGVISGHDMTFEAAITKLMFVLGQNLDAAATQEMIETSLRGELTPINHEW; encoded by the coding sequence ATGAGTAAAATCCTTATAATTTACACGGGTGGAACAGTGGGTATGATCTTCGATGAAAAGACAAAGGCTTTGCGGCCAATTGGCTTTAACGAGATACGGAACAACCTACCCGAACTATACCGAATGGGCATAGACTTTTATGTGTATGCTTTTAATCCTCCCATTGATTCTTCTGACATGCAGCCGGAAATATGGGTAGAACTGGCTTCGATCATTGAGGACAGGTACGACCGGTATGATGGTTTTGTGATCCTGCATGGGTCCGATACGATGTCATTTACGGCATCGGCGTTGAGTTTTATGTTGGAGAACCTGGCGAAGCCGGTGATATTGACAGGGTCTCAGTTGCCAATTGGGAAGATCAGGACAGATGCGAAGGAGAATATCATTACCGCGATGGAAATCGCTTCTACACGTCATAATGGGCATGTAGTGGTACCGGAAGTGTGTATTTACTTTGACTTCTCCCTTTTCAGGGGTAATCGTTCCAAAAAATACAATGCGGAGAAATTTGAGGCATTTTATTCCATGAACTATGTGCCGCTGGCAGAAGCGGGGATAGATATCAAGTATAAAACACAGGCGGTATTACCATTGCCGACAGCGCCATTGAAGGTGCATAAGCATATGGATGATAATGTGACGGTGTTGAAGATGTTTCCTGGCATCACCAGGAAGGCGGTGGAAGCGACGCTGAATGTTCCGGGCCTCAGGGGAGTCATTATGGAGACCTTTGGGAGTGGGAATACCAATACGCAGCCATGGTTTATAGATTGCCTTCGTAAAGCAATAGAAAAGGGAATAGTGATAGTGGATATTACGCAGTGTGATGGTGGATCTGTAGAGTTGGGTAAATATGAGACGAGCTCGCTATTGGCGCAGATAGGGGTGATAAGTGGTCATGATATGACATTTGAGGCGGCGATCACGAAATTGATGTTTGTGTTGGGGCAGAATTTGGATGCGGCGGCCACGCAGGAGATGATCGAGACTTCGTTAAGAGGGGAACTGACGCCGATAAATCATGAGTGGTGA